A region from the uncultured Sunxiuqinia sp. genome encodes:
- a CDS encoding PhoU domain-containing protein, whose protein sequence is MTIRKDDALNNIVVDFETLSNIVLEQLDQIEQVITAGNIVVPEDVLKKIRQNENEIDKKEVKLSDKIVNTIVLYQPVASELRRIIACYRIVLSLERIGDLVVNISNFIEKIKTPEVYSRLQEVLSNMTILSIKMVRKSLLSFINDDKGFAIWTIKNDVVFDEINHKLLKKMLAKADTAESSKHLLMSIITIKEMMSNIERIADHATNIAEAAIYSIEGKDIRHHKIDK, encoded by the coding sequence ATGACGATTAGAAAAGATGATGCACTAAATAATATTGTTGTCGACTTTGAAACACTTTCAAATATTGTTTTAGAGCAACTCGACCAAATAGAGCAAGTGATAACTGCCGGAAATATCGTGGTTCCAGAAGACGTCCTGAAAAAGATTCGTCAAAATGAAAACGAAATTGATAAAAAAGAAGTTAAGCTTAGCGATAAGATTGTAAATACAATCGTTCTTTATCAGCCTGTTGCTTCGGAGCTACGACGAATTATTGCGTGCTACCGAATTGTTTTAAGCTTGGAACGGATCGGAGATCTGGTGGTTAATATTTCTAATTTTATTGAGAAAATTAAAACCCCGGAGGTTTATTCCCGTTTGCAGGAAGTTTTGTCAAACATGACTATTTTGAGCATTAAAATGGTCCGGAAGTCCTTGCTTTCGTTTATCAACGACGATAAGGGGTTTGCCATTTGGACGATTAAAAATGACGTTGTATTTGATGAAATCAATCACAAGCTATTAAAGAAAATGTTAGCTAAGGCAGACACTGCAGAAAGCAGCAAACATTTACTCATGAGCATTATTACCATTAAGGAAATGATGTCGAATATTGAGCGAATTGCTGATCATGCCACCAATATTGCAGAGGCTGCAATTTATTCCATTGAGGGAAAAGATATCAGACATCATAAAATAGATAAATAA